A window from Salvia miltiorrhiza cultivar Shanhuang (shh) chromosome 2, IMPLAD_Smil_shh, whole genome shotgun sequence encodes these proteins:
- the LOC131010895 gene encoding probable trehalose-phosphate phosphatase 6 isoform X1, translated as MTNQKMVIPDAKSGIPMGFGVAMPVFPAKGNRFPLKKLFKNAKAARINALLDSMRASSPTRRPSDADDHASWNLEHPSALSMFDEIASAAKGKQIVVFLDYDGTLSPIVPDPDRAFITTEMREAVRDVAKLFPTAIVSGRCRAKVYDFVQLSELSYAGSHGMDIKAPSKGHRSQRKGNESVLCQPAREFLPIIEEVYRGLIEQVKQIPGANVEHNRFCLSVHYRCVEEKRWVELADQVKVVMKEYPQLRVSHGRKVFEIRPTIKWDKGNAVEFLLESLGYHDSTHHHVLPIYIGDDTTDEDAFKVLRKRGQGLGILVSKTPKQTNASYSLQEPTEASNKLSFFFFFGFKMEYYFFVGIRVHVNIIPYF; from the exons ATGACGAACCAGAAAATGGTGATCCCCGACGCGAAATCGGGCATTCCGATGGGGTTCGGCGTGGCAATGCCCGTTTTCCCAGCCAAGGGAAACCGGTTTCCATTGAAGAAGCTCTTCAAGAATGCCAAGGCGGCAAGGATCAATGCCTTGCTCGACTCCATGAGGGCCTCCTCGCCCACCAGGAGGCCCTCCGATGCCGACGACCATGCCTCTTGGAAC CTTGAGCACCCGTCGGCCCTCAGCATGTTCGACGAGATCGCGAGCGCCGCCAAGGGAAAGCAGATCGTAGTGTTCTTGGACTACGACGGCACCCTCTCCCCCATCGTCCCCGACCCCGACCGCGCCTTCATCACCACCGAG ATGAGAGAAGCTGTGAGAGACGTGGCGAAATTGTTCCCGACCGCCATTGTTAGCGGGAGGTGCAGAGCTAAG GTGTACGATTTCGTGCAATTGTCGGAGCTCTCGTACGCCGGCAGCCATGGAATGGACATCAAGGCGCCATCAAAAGGGCACAGGTCACAAAGAAAA GGAAATGAAAGTGTGCTGTGCCAGCCTGCAAGGGAATTTCTGCCTATAATCGAGGAGGTATACAGAGGATTGATAGAGCAAGTGAAGCAGATTCCTGGAGCAAATGTGGAGCACAACAGATTCTGTCTGTCGGTTCACTACCGGTGCGTAGAGGAGAAGAGATGGGTGGAGTTGGCGGATCAAGTGAAGGTGGTGATGAAGGAGTACCCGCAGCTAAGGGTGAGCCATGGTAGAAAAGTATTCGAGATTCGTCCAACTATAAAATGGGACAAGGGCAATGCGGTGGAGTTCTTGTTGGAATCATTAGGCTACCATGACTCCACTCATCATCATGTGTTGCCCATCTATATAGGCGATGACACAACCGATGAAGATGCCTTCAAA GTTTTGCGAAAGAGGGGTCAAGGACTAGGAATCCTAGTATCCAAAACGCCCAAACAAACAAATGCGTCCTACTCTTTGCAAGAACCAACCGAGGCAAGCAACAaattatctttcttttttttctttggttttaagatggagtattatttttttgttgggATTAGAGTGCATGTTAACATCATACCATATTTTTGA
- the LOC131009849 gene encoding uncharacterized protein LOC131009849 yields MSHLTYLKAEGRPGGILTVWNPSRFACSSHWDIPGALIVNGRWNPDREELWNSIGLVVDQNRESCVCIGGDFNSVRSRSERMGRGSHFSARDIQSFDCFIRGNGLVDVRLQGRNFTWYQPQGLCKSKLDRFLVNEKWVSVEPQTKVRGLHRTVSDHCPILLETNYVDWGPKPFRFINAWVNHPDFERVVRESWNRNDFSGWKCYVFKEKLKRLKEDLKKWNKESFGSIDQNLEKLKTEINE; encoded by the exons ATGTCCCATCTCACTTATCTAAAAGCAGAAGGGAGGCCAGGAGGGATTTTAACTGTGTGGAATCCTTCGCGGTTTGCATGCTCTAGCCATTGGGACATCCCGGGTGCACTGATTGTGAATGGAAGATGGAATCCAG ATAGAGAGGAATTGTGGAATTCTATTGGTTTGGTGGTTGATCAGAATAGAGAGTCTTGTGTTTGTATTGGTGGGGATTTTAACTCTGTTAGATCTAGATCAGAAAGAATGGGAAGAGGCAGTCATTTCTCGGCTAGAGATATTCAGTCTTTTGACTGTTTCATTAGAGGTAATGGTTTGGTGGATGTTCGATTACAAGGAAGAAACTTCACTTGGTATCAGCCGCAGGGTCTGTGCAAATCTAAACTTGATCGTTTCCTGGTTAATGAGAAGTGGGTTTCGGTTGAGCCACAAACAAAAGTAAGAGGATTGCATAGAACGGTGTCGGATCATTGCCCTATCCTCTTGGAAACGAACTATGTGGATTGGGGGCCGAAACCCTTTAGGTTCATCAATGCTTGGGTTAATCACCCGGATTTTGAAAGGGTGGTTCGAGAATCGTGGAACAGGAATGACTTTTCGGGCTGGAAATGCTATGTGTTCAAAGAAAAGTTGAAAAGGTTGAAGGAAGATCTCAAGAAATGGAATAAGGAGAGTTTTGGTTCGATTGATCAGAATCTCGAAAAACTTAAAACGGAGATCAATGAATGA
- the LOC131010895 gene encoding probable trehalose-phosphate phosphatase 6 isoform X2, producing the protein MTNQKMVIPDAKSGIPMGFGVAMPVFPAKGNRFPLKKLFKNAKAARINALLDSMRASSPTRRPSDADDHASWNLEHPSALSMFDEIASAAKGKQIVVFLDYDGTLSPIVPDPDRAFITTEMREAVRDVAKLFPTAIVSGRCRAKVYDFVQLSELSYAGSHGMDIKAPSKGHRSQRKGNESVLCQPAREFLPIIEEVYRGLIEQVKQIPGANVEHNRFCLSVHYRCVEEKRWVELADQVKVVMKEYPQLRVSHGRKVFEIRPTIKWDKGNAVEFLLESLGYHDSTHHHVLPIYIGDDTTDEDAFKVLRKRGQGLGILVSKTPKQTNASYSLQEPTEVMHFLRRLVEWKKVSLLRH; encoded by the exons ATGACGAACCAGAAAATGGTGATCCCCGACGCGAAATCGGGCATTCCGATGGGGTTCGGCGTGGCAATGCCCGTTTTCCCAGCCAAGGGAAACCGGTTTCCATTGAAGAAGCTCTTCAAGAATGCCAAGGCGGCAAGGATCAATGCCTTGCTCGACTCCATGAGGGCCTCCTCGCCCACCAGGAGGCCCTCCGATGCCGACGACCATGCCTCTTGGAAC CTTGAGCACCCGTCGGCCCTCAGCATGTTCGACGAGATCGCGAGCGCCGCCAAGGGAAAGCAGATCGTAGTGTTCTTGGACTACGACGGCACCCTCTCCCCCATCGTCCCCGACCCCGACCGCGCCTTCATCACCACCGAG ATGAGAGAAGCTGTGAGAGACGTGGCGAAATTGTTCCCGACCGCCATTGTTAGCGGGAGGTGCAGAGCTAAG GTGTACGATTTCGTGCAATTGTCGGAGCTCTCGTACGCCGGCAGCCATGGAATGGACATCAAGGCGCCATCAAAAGGGCACAGGTCACAAAGAAAA GGAAATGAAAGTGTGCTGTGCCAGCCTGCAAGGGAATTTCTGCCTATAATCGAGGAGGTATACAGAGGATTGATAGAGCAAGTGAAGCAGATTCCTGGAGCAAATGTGGAGCACAACAGATTCTGTCTGTCGGTTCACTACCGGTGCGTAGAGGAGAAGAGATGGGTGGAGTTGGCGGATCAAGTGAAGGTGGTGATGAAGGAGTACCCGCAGCTAAGGGTGAGCCATGGTAGAAAAGTATTCGAGATTCGTCCAACTATAAAATGGGACAAGGGCAATGCGGTGGAGTTCTTGTTGGAATCATTAGGCTACCATGACTCCACTCATCATCATGTGTTGCCCATCTATATAGGCGATGACACAACCGATGAAGATGCCTTCAAA GTTTTGCGAAAGAGGGGTCAAGGACTAGGAATCCTAGTATCCAAAACGCCCAAACAAACAAATGCGTCCTACTCTTTGCAAGAACCAACCGAG GTTATGCACTTCCTAAGACGCTTGGTGGAGTGGAAGAAGGTGTCCTTGCTAAGACATTAG
- the LOC131009848 gene encoding uncharacterized protein LOC131009848, producing the protein MATCDNLVRRHVLNTSPETDCIFCHSQMEDLEHILFLCEKTGEIWNAFLRWIGKSSALHHNAKEHFLAFIGLGNKAETRFLTGLWISIVWSIWKERNNCIFKQGVWNKDKLVLEIKMKLWCWKMIFKLEAPVLDLQAWLSLEGILS; encoded by the coding sequence ATGGCTACTTGCGATAACCTCGTTCGAAGACATGTACTCAACACTTCTCCGGAAACGGACTGCATCTTTTGTCATTCTCAGATGGAGGATCTGGAGCATATTCTCTTTCTTTGTGAAAAAACAGGGGAGATTTGGAATGCTTTTCTTCGGTGGATTGGTAAGAGCTCGGCTTTACATCACAATGCAAAAGAACACTTCCTTGCTTTCATTGGTCTTGGGAATAAAGCTGAAACTCGATTCCTTACTGGTTTGTGGATTAGCATTGTTTGGAGCATTTGGAAAGAGAGGAATAACTGTATCTTTAAACAAGGAGTGTGGAACAAAGATAAATTGGTTTTGGAGATCAAGATGAAGCTTTGGTGTTGGAAAATGATTTTTAAGTTGGAGGCGCCTGTTTTGGATCTCCAAGCCTGGCTCTCGCTTGAAGGGATCTTGAGTTGA